A stretch of the Candidatus Nanopelagicales bacterium genome encodes the following:
- a CDS encoding thymidine phosphorylase: MIERFAAVDVIKAKRDGRALTDDEIDWVVDAYTRGAVADEQMSALAMAILLNGMGRGEIARWTGAMIRSGERMDFSVLPLPTVDKHSTGGVGDKITLPLAPLVAACGVAVPQLSGRGLGHTGGTLDKLESIPGWRALLSNEEMMKILADVGAVICAAGDGLAPADKKLYSLRDVTGTVEAIPLIASSIMSKKIAEGAGGLVLDVKVGSGAFMKDVENARELARTMVDLGNDAGVRTRALLTAMDVPLGLTAGNALEVEEAVEVLAGGGPSDVVELTITLAREMLDLGGVDDVDPAEVLASGRAMDSWRRMIAAQGGDPDAPLPTAKETHVVAADRSGVLQRLDAYAVGVAAWRLGAGRARKEDRVSAGAGVRLHAKPGDAVTEGQPLLTLHADDPARFPAAIEALAGEVEIGPVGSPIDRLPLVVDRVE; encoded by the coding sequence ATGATCGAGCGCTTCGCCGCCGTGGACGTCATCAAGGCCAAGCGGGACGGCCGGGCCCTGACCGACGACGAGATCGACTGGGTCGTCGACGCCTACACCCGCGGCGCCGTCGCGGACGAGCAGATGTCGGCGCTGGCGATGGCGATCCTGCTCAACGGGATGGGCCGCGGCGAGATCGCCCGCTGGACCGGCGCGATGATCCGGTCCGGGGAGCGGATGGACTTCTCCGTCCTCCCGCTGCCCACCGTGGACAAGCACAGCACCGGCGGCGTCGGCGACAAGATCACGCTCCCGCTGGCCCCGTTGGTCGCCGCCTGCGGCGTGGCGGTGCCGCAGCTGAGCGGTCGCGGGCTCGGGCACACCGGCGGGACCCTCGACAAGCTGGAGTCCATCCCCGGCTGGCGCGCCCTGCTGAGCAACGAGGAGATGATGAAGATCCTCGCCGACGTCGGCGCGGTCATCTGCGCGGCGGGGGACGGCCTGGCGCCGGCGGACAAGAAGCTGTACTCGCTGCGCGACGTCACGGGCACGGTCGAGGCGATCCCGCTGATCGCGTCGAGCATCATGAGCAAGAAGATCGCCGAGGGCGCGGGCGGGCTCGTGCTCGACGTCAAGGTCGGCAGCGGCGCGTTCATGAAGGACGTGGAGAACGCCCGCGAACTGGCCCGGACCATGGTCGACCTCGGCAACGACGCGGGCGTGCGTACCCGCGCCCTGCTCACCGCGATGGACGTGCCGCTCGGTCTCACCGCGGGCAATGCGCTCGAGGTCGAGGAGGCCGTCGAGGTCCTCGCCGGCGGCGGCCCCTCCGACGTGGTCGAGCTCACGATCACGCTGGCCCGCGAGATGCTCGACCTCGGCGGCGTCGACGACGTCGACCCGGCCGAGGTCCTGGCCAGCGGCCGGGCGATGGACAGCTGGCGCCGGATGATCGCCGCCCAGGGTGGCGATCCGGACGCGCCGCTGCCCACGGCGAAGGAGACGCACGTCGTCGCCGCCGACCGGTCCGGGGTGCTCCAGCGGCTGGATGCGTACGCCGTCGGGGTGGCCGCGTGGCGGCTCGGCGCCGGTCGCGCGCGCAAGGAGGACCGGGTGTCGGCCGGGGCCGGCGTCCGGCTGCATGCCAAGCCGGGCGACGCGGTGACCGAGGGCCAGCCGCTGCTCACGCTGCATGCCGACGACCCGGCGCGCTTCCCGGCCGCGATCGAGGCCCTGGCCGGCGAGGTCGAGATCGGTCCGGTCGGCTCGCCGATCGACCGGCTCCCGCTGGTCGTCGACCGGGTGGAGTGA
- a CDS encoding ABC transporter ATP-binding protein has translation MIANSDVNLTVRRGTVHAIVGENGAGKSTLMKTLYGMHKPDEGTIALDGTVVVLGSPSDAIDRGVGMVHQHFQLADNFTVLENVVLGDEPTKGGRLDFAAARAKIREISDKYGLDVDPDALVEDLGVGDRQRVEILKVLYRGARTLILDEPTAVLVPQEVDELFDALRELKGEGLAIIFISHKLDEVLKVADDITVIRRGTTVATVDPQEVTSKQLAELMVGSELPTAETRESTVTDVVELQLDGVSLFTEDGRPLLDDVSFDIHRGEVLGIAGVEGNGQAELVETIMGMRTPKTGHVILAGTDITHWSTRKRRETGVAYIPEDRNRHGLLMEAPLWENRMLGHQTLPPNAKGALIDRKGAKTDTERIVSEYDVRTPSIDVLASALSGGNQQKLIVGREMSGEPTVLIAAHPTRGVDVGAQASIWDLLRDARAKGLAVLLISADLDELIGLSDTIKVMLRGRLVADADPATVTPEELGSAMTGAGGEAA, from the coding sequence GTGATCGCCAACAGCGACGTCAACCTCACCGTGCGCCGCGGCACCGTGCACGCCATCGTGGGTGAGAACGGCGCGGGCAAGTCCACGCTGATGAAGACGCTGTACGGCATGCACAAGCCGGACGAGGGCACCATCGCCCTCGACGGCACCGTGGTCGTGCTGGGCAGCCCGTCCGACGCCATCGACCGTGGCGTCGGCATGGTGCACCAGCACTTCCAGCTCGCCGACAACTTCACCGTGCTGGAGAACGTCGTCCTCGGCGACGAACCGACCAAGGGGGGCCGGCTCGACTTCGCCGCCGCCCGGGCCAAGATCCGGGAGATCTCCGACAAGTACGGCCTCGACGTCGACCCCGACGCCCTCGTCGAGGACCTCGGCGTCGGGGACCGGCAGCGGGTCGAGATCCTCAAGGTGCTCTACCGCGGTGCCCGGACCCTGATCCTGGACGAGCCCACCGCGGTGCTGGTCCCCCAGGAGGTCGACGAGCTCTTCGACGCGCTGCGGGAGCTCAAGGGCGAGGGCCTGGCCATCATCTTCATCTCGCACAAGCTGGACGAGGTGCTCAAGGTCGCCGACGACATCACCGTCATCCGGCGCGGCACCACGGTGGCCACGGTGGACCCGCAGGAGGTCACCTCCAAGCAGCTGGCCGAACTCATGGTCGGCAGCGAGCTCCCCACCGCCGAGACCCGCGAGTCCACCGTGACCGACGTGGTCGAGCTCCAGCTGGACGGGGTCAGCCTCTTCACCGAGGACGGCAGGCCGTTGCTCGACGACGTCTCCTTCGACATCCACCGGGGCGAGGTCCTGGGCATCGCCGGAGTGGAGGGCAACGGTCAGGCCGAGCTGGTCGAGACGATCATGGGGATGCGGACCCCCAAGACGGGGCACGTGATCCTCGCGGGCACCGACATCACCCACTGGTCGACGCGCAAGCGGCGCGAGACGGGCGTCGCCTACATCCCGGAGGACCGCAACCGGCACGGCCTGCTGATGGAGGCCCCGCTGTGGGAGAACCGGATGTTGGGCCACCAGACGCTGCCGCCCAACGCCAAGGGGGCCCTAATCGACCGCAAGGGCGCCAAGACCGACACCGAGCGGATCGTGTCCGAGTACGACGTGCGCACGCCCTCCATCGACGTGCTGGCCTCGGCCCTGTCCGGCGGCAACCAGCAGAAGCTCATCGTCGGGCGGGAGATGAGCGGTGAGCCCACGGTGCTGATCGCGGCCCACCCCACCCGGGGTGTCGACGTCGGCGCGCAGGCCAGCATCTGGGACCTGCTCAGGGACGCCCGCGCGAAGGGGTTGGCGGTCCTCCTCATCTCCGCCGACCTCGACGAGCTGATCGGCCTTTCCGACACCATCAAGGTGATGCTGCGCGGGCGGCTCGTCGCCGACGCCGACCCCGCCACCGTCACGCCGGAGGAGCTGGGTTCCGCCATGACCGGTGCGGGAGGTGAGGCGGCATGA
- a CDS encoding ABC transporter permease, with protein sequence MSSETTAPSEAMADTSLRTQSSRRLNGWRILYLFTTLLLLLSLVRVITGATNLTAAGTFAAALGLAVPIGMAGLGGLWSERSGVVNIGLEGMLILGTFGAGWAGWQWGPWAGLVAAIAFGALGGLLHALATVTFAVDQIVSGVAINILALGLTQFLAATWFDGTPGGGQTQSPPIPPMGTVTIPGLSSWMQSIADQGWFFVSDLAGLIAGLTTNVSYITLIAIAMLFVTFFVLWRTAFGLRLRSCGEAPYAAATLGVNVMKYKYIAVVMSGALAGLGGAYLAIVAATIYREGQTGGRGYIGLAAMIFGNWRPGGLAAGAGLFGYTDALQLRGGGAVHALLLLTSILLLLYAVWLIYKRKMIGGLVSLVVAGGVFAWYATTEDVPPQVAFVTPYVATLLVLALATQRLRMPAADGKPYLKGEDH encoded by the coding sequence ATGAGCTCGGAGACCACCGCCCCGTCGGAGGCCATGGCCGACACCAGCCTGCGTACCCAGTCCTCACGCCGGCTCAACGGCTGGCGCATCCTCTACCTGTTCACGACGCTGCTGCTGCTGCTGTCGCTGGTGCGCGTGATCACCGGCGCCACCAACCTCACCGCCGCCGGCACCTTCGCGGCCGCGCTCGGTCTCGCGGTGCCGATCGGCATGGCCGGTCTGGGCGGCCTGTGGTCGGAGCGCTCCGGCGTGGTCAACATCGGCCTGGAGGGCATGCTCATCCTGGGCACCTTCGGGGCCGGCTGGGCCGGCTGGCAGTGGGGACCCTGGGCCGGACTGGTGGCCGCGATCGCCTTCGGCGCTCTCGGCGGGCTGCTGCACGCGCTGGCGACGGTGACGTTCGCCGTCGACCAGATCGTGTCCGGCGTGGCCATCAACATCCTGGCGCTGGGACTGACCCAGTTCCTGGCGGCGACCTGGTTCGACGGCACCCCCGGCGGCGGGCAGACCCAGTCGCCTCCGATCCCGCCGATGGGAACCGTCACCATCCCCGGCCTCTCCTCGTGGATGCAGTCGATCGCCGACCAGGGCTGGTTCTTCGTCTCCGACCTCGCCGGGCTGATCGCCGGACTGACGACCAACGTCTCCTACATCACGCTGATCGCGATCGCCATGCTGTTCGTGACGTTCTTCGTCCTGTGGCGCACGGCCTTCGGGCTGAGGTTGCGGTCCTGTGGCGAGGCGCCGTACGCCGCAGCCACGCTCGGCGTCAACGTGATGAAGTACAAGTACATCGCCGTCGTCATGTCCGGTGCGCTGGCCGGACTGGGCGGTGCCTACCTGGCGATCGTCGCGGCCACGATCTACCGCGAGGGTCAGACCGGTGGTCGTGGCTACATCGGCCTGGCCGCCATGATCTTCGGCAACTGGCGCCCCGGTGGCCTGGCCGCCGGCGCGGGCCTGTTCGGCTACACCGACGCACTCCAGCTGCGCGGCGGTGGCGCGGTCCATGCGCTGCTCCTGCTCACGTCGATCCTGCTACTGCTGTACGCGGTCTGGCTGATCTACAAGCGCAAGATGATCGGCGGCCTGGTGTCCCTGGTCGTCGCGGGTGGCGTGTTCGCCTGGTACGCGACCACCGAGGACGTGCCGCCGCAGGTCGCGTTCGTCACGCCGTACGTCGCCACGCTGCTGGTGCTGGCGCTGGCGACCCAGCGGCTGCGGATGCCGGCTGCCGACGGCAAGCCGTACCTCAAGGGCGAGGACCACTAG
- a CDS encoding BMP family ABC transporter substrate-binding protein, whose amino-acid sequence MIKGMKLAAVLAAGALALAACGGSSDSGSSSSAPASDTASASASDEASPDTSESLVEAKVGLAYDIGGRGDQSFNDSAAAGLDKAVETYGIETKELEATGGETDAQKEERLTTLAEAGYNPIIAVGFAYAVAMDSVAQQFPDVNFAIIDDASSELPNLANLTFAENEGSYLVGAIAAEASESGNIGFVGGVNVPLIQKFQAGYEAGAKAINPDIKIQVKYLTEPPDFSGFGDPAKGKVAAEGMFQNGADVVYHAAGGSGGGVFQAAKAAKGWAIGVDSDQYLTATDDVKDVILTSMLKRVDVAVFDFITSFVEGSTLTGVQVFDLAADGVGYSTSNPAVDPYTAKANELADQIKAGDITVPDSM is encoded by the coding sequence TTGATCAAGGGTATGAAGCTGGCGGCGGTCCTCGCCGCCGGAGCCCTCGCGCTGGCCGCCTGCGGCGGCAGCAGCGACAGCGGCTCGAGCAGCAGCGCACCCGCGTCCGACACCGCGTCGGCATCCGCCTCCGACGAGGCGTCGCCCGACACCTCGGAGTCCCTCGTCGAGGCCAAGGTCGGCCTGGCGTACGACATCGGCGGTCGCGGCGACCAGTCGTTCAACGACTCGGCCGCGGCGGGCCTGGACAAGGCCGTCGAGACGTACGGCATCGAGACCAAGGAGCTCGAGGCCACCGGCGGCGAGACCGACGCCCAGAAGGAGGAGCGCCTCACCACCCTGGCCGAGGCCGGCTACAACCCGATCATCGCGGTCGGGTTCGCCTACGCCGTCGCCATGGACTCCGTGGCCCAGCAGTTCCCGGACGTCAACTTCGCCATCATCGACGACGCCAGCTCCGAGCTGCCGAACCTGGCCAACCTGACGTTCGCCGAGAACGAGGGCTCCTACCTCGTCGGCGCGATCGCCGCGGAGGCGTCCGAGTCCGGCAACATCGGCTTCGTCGGCGGCGTCAACGTCCCGCTGATCCAGAAGTTCCAGGCCGGCTACGAGGCCGGGGCGAAGGCCATCAACCCGGACATCAAGATCCAGGTGAAGTACCTCACCGAGCCGCCGGACTTCAGCGGCTTCGGCGACCCGGCCAAGGGCAAGGTCGCGGCCGAGGGCATGTTCCAGAACGGCGCCGACGTGGTCTACCACGCGGCGGGTGGCTCCGGCGGTGGCGTGTTCCAGGCCGCCAAGGCCGCCAAGGGCTGGGCCATCGGCGTCGACTCCGACCAGTACCTCACGGCCACCGACGACGTGAAGGACGTCATCCTGACCTCGATGCTCAAGCGCGTCGACGTCGCGGTGTTCGACTTCATCACCTCGTTCGTCGAGGGCAGCACGCTGACCGGTGTTCAGGTCTTCGACCTCGCCGCCGACGGTGTGGGCTACTCCACGTCCAACCCGGCGGTCGACCCCTACACCGCCAAGGCCAACGAGTTGGCCGACCAGATCAAGGCCGGCGACATCACGGTGCCGGACAGCATGTAA
- a CDS encoding ABC transporter permease: protein MSGRFDWRRIGLGVAAPVLAILFAMVVTSAVLLFAGNNPITAFTTMVEQLGKPRIQVNILNNATTYYISAVAVAIGFKMNLFNIGVDGQYRLAAMIAAAVGGAVALPAPLHVGLIIVVAMLVGAFWAGIAGLLKVTRGVSEVISTIMLNFIATGIVAYLLSPDRLAVSVQGSNNIGTQPIPPSGQIPGLPIISGSPNPVFGMIIGAAIVGVLYWFFLNRTRFGYDLRATGMSEPAAVASGVSVKKMIMMAMLLSGAVAGLVGIPQLLGASYSYSLDFPTGLGFTGIAIALLGRNNPVGIAFGALLWSFLDNSSNSLEFEGVPKQAVLIMQGVIVLSVVIAYELVRRYRIRLVAQEVGRRLEAEANAAPANDGSKEVAS, encoded by the coding sequence ATGAGCGGGCGCTTCGACTGGCGGCGGATCGGCCTCGGGGTTGCCGCCCCGGTCCTCGCCATCCTGTTCGCGATGGTCGTCACCTCGGCCGTCCTGCTGTTCGCCGGCAACAACCCCATCACCGCCTTCACCACGATGGTGGAGCAGCTGGGCAAGCCGCGGATCCAGGTCAACATCCTCAACAACGCGACGACCTACTACATCAGCGCCGTCGCGGTGGCCATCGGGTTCAAGATGAACCTGTTCAACATCGGGGTGGACGGGCAGTACCGACTCGCGGCGATGATCGCCGCCGCCGTCGGTGGGGCCGTCGCCCTGCCGGCACCGCTGCACGTCGGGCTGATCATCGTCGTCGCGATGCTCGTCGGCGCCTTCTGGGCCGGGATCGCCGGCCTGCTCAAGGTGACCCGCGGCGTCAGCGAGGTCATCTCGACCATCATGCTGAACTTCATCGCCACGGGCATCGTGGCGTACCTGCTGTCCCCCGACCGGCTCGCGGTCTCGGTGCAGGGCTCCAACAACATCGGCACCCAGCCGATCCCCCCGTCGGGCCAGATCCCCGGGCTGCCCATCATCTCGGGCTCCCCGAACCCGGTGTTCGGCATGATCATCGGCGCCGCGATCGTCGGCGTCCTCTACTGGTTCTTCCTCAACCGCACCCGGTTCGGCTACGACCTGCGCGCGACCGGGATGTCCGAGCCGGCCGCGGTCGCCAGCGGCGTCAGCGTCAAGAAGATGATCATGATGGCGATGCTGCTGTCCGGTGCGGTCGCCGGACTCGTCGGCATCCCGCAGCTGCTCGGCGCTTCGTACTCGTACTCGCTGGACTTCCCGACCGGGCTGGGCTTCACCGGCATCGCCATCGCGCTGCTGGGCCGCAACAACCCGGTCGGCATCGCGTTCGGCGCCCTGCTGTGGTCGTTCCTGGACAACTCGTCGAACAGCCTGGAGTTCGAGGGCGTGCCCAAGCAGGCCGTGCTCATCATGCAGGGCGTCATCGTCCTGTCCGTGGTCATCGCGTACGAGCTGGTCCGGCGCTACCGGATCCGGCTGGTGGCGCAGGAGGTCGGTCGGCGACTGGAGGCGGAGGCCAACGCGGCCCCAGCCAACGACGGGTCGAAGGAGGTGGCGTCATGA
- a CDS encoding methylmalonyl-CoA mutase family protein has translation MGSTESGLPFEAVYGPAALDDWDPGVELGEPGAYPFTRGVYPTMYTGRPWTMRQYAGFGTAAESNERYRQLLGAGQTGLSVAFDLPTQMGYDSDNPLAHGEVGKVGVAIDSIEDMRVLFREIPLDRVSTSMTINSPAAVLLLLYQLVAEEQGIPGEKLNGTIQNDVLKEYIARGTYIYPPAQSLRLTTDIFRYCREQVPRWNTISISGYHMAEAGATPAQEIAFTLSDGIAYVRAAIESGQDVDEFAPRLAFFFVSRTTLLEEIAKFRAARRIWARIMREQFGAQNPKSQMLRFHTQTAGVQLTAQQPEVNLVRVAVQALAAVLGGTQSLHTNSFDEAIALPTQKAARLALRTQQVIAYESDVCKTVDPFAGSYVVESLTDELEAGILDLMNQVEEMGGAVAAIERGFQKGEIERSAYRIAQEIDAGERTVVGVNRFTIDEEEKYEPLRVDPAIEAEQCERLARLRAERDSAEVDRWLAAVREAATGDTNVLPPMKEALRAHATVGEVSDALRAVWGQYTPPDVF, from the coding sequence ATGGGCAGCACGGAGTCGGGTCTGCCGTTCGAGGCGGTGTACGGGCCGGCGGCCCTGGACGACTGGGACCCCGGGGTCGAGCTCGGTGAGCCGGGGGCGTACCCGTTCACCCGCGGCGTCTACCCGACGATGTACACCGGGCGGCCCTGGACCATGCGGCAATACGCCGGGTTCGGCACCGCCGCGGAGTCCAACGAGCGCTACCGGCAGCTCCTCGGCGCGGGGCAGACCGGGCTCTCGGTCGCCTTCGACCTGCCCACCCAGATGGGGTACGACTCCGACAACCCGCTCGCGCACGGCGAGGTCGGCAAGGTCGGGGTGGCCATCGACTCCATCGAGGACATGCGGGTGCTGTTCCGCGAGATCCCGCTGGACCGGGTGTCGACCTCGATGACCATCAACTCGCCGGCGGCCGTCCTGCTGCTGCTCTACCAGCTGGTGGCCGAGGAGCAGGGCATCCCGGGCGAGAAGCTGAACGGCACCATCCAGAACGACGTGCTGAAGGAGTACATCGCCCGCGGGACCTACATCTACCCGCCGGCGCAGTCGCTGCGGCTGACCACGGACATCTTCCGCTACTGCCGCGAGCAGGTGCCGCGGTGGAACACCATCTCCATCAGCGGCTACCACATGGCCGAGGCGGGGGCGACGCCCGCGCAGGAGATCGCGTTCACCCTGTCCGACGGCATCGCCTACGTCCGCGCCGCCATTGAGTCCGGCCAGGACGTGGACGAGTTCGCCCCCCGGCTTGCGTTCTTCTTCGTCTCCCGCACGACGCTGCTGGAGGAGATCGCGAAGTTCCGCGCGGCGCGGCGGATCTGGGCCCGGATCATGCGCGAGCAGTTCGGCGCGCAGAACCCGAAGTCGCAGATGCTGCGGTTCCACACCCAGACCGCGGGGGTCCAGCTCACCGCCCAGCAGCCCGAGGTCAACCTGGTCCGGGTCGCTGTGCAGGCGCTGGCCGCGGTGCTCGGCGGGACGCAGTCGCTGCACACCAACTCCTTCGACGAGGCCATCGCGCTGCCCACGCAGAAGGCGGCCCGGCTGGCGCTGCGCACCCAGCAGGTGATCGCGTACGAGAGCGACGTCTGCAAGACCGTCGACCCGTTCGCGGGGTCCTACGTCGTGGAGTCGCTCACCGACGAGCTCGAGGCCGGGATCCTCGACCTGATGAACCAGGTGGAGGAGATGGGCGGTGCCGTCGCCGCCATCGAGCGGGGGTTCCAGAAGGGCGAGATCGAGCGGTCGGCGTACCGGATCGCGCAGGAGATCGACGCCGGGGAGCGCACCGTCGTCGGGGTCAACCGCTTCACCATCGACGAGGAGGAGAAGTACGAGCCGCTGCGGGTGGACCCGGCGATCGAGGCCGAGCAGTGCGAGCGGCTGGCACGGCTGCGGGCCGAGCGGGACTCGGCCGAGGTGGACCGGTGGCTGGCGGCGGTCCGGGAGGCAGCGACCGGGGACACCAATGTGCTGCCCCCGATGAAGGAGGCGCTGCGGGCCCACGCCACGGTCGGCGAGGTCTCCGACGCCCTGCGCGCCGTCTGGGGCCAGTACACCCCGCCCGACGTCTTCTGA
- a CDS encoding adenosine deaminase, whose translation MTEPGRIAPLPEGLVRRVPKVLLHDHLDGGLRPQTIIDLAREQGYDRLPSTDPEELQRWFEEAADSGSLERYLETFAHTVAVMQTREAIERVAAECAEDLAADGVVYAEIRFAPELHTNHGLSLDDVVEAVLAGFAAGELRADAAGHPIRMALLLTAMRTAARSQEIAELVVRFRDRGVVGFDIAGAEAGFPPTRHLDAFEYLRRENEHFTIHAGEAFGLPSIWEAIQWCGADRLGHGVRIVDDITVSEDGTATLGRLAAYVRDRRIPLEMCPTSNIQTGAAPSIAEHPIGLLRRLGFRVTVNTDNRLMSHTSMTHEMTQLSKAFGYGLDDLQWLTVNAMKSAFIPFDERLALINDVIKPGYALLRAELAGTSTTTGA comes from the coding sequence ATGACCGAACCGGGCCGTATCGCCCCGCTGCCGGAGGGCCTCGTCCGTCGAGTGCCGAAGGTGCTGCTGCACGACCACCTTGACGGCGGGTTGCGCCCGCAGACCATCATCGACCTGGCCCGGGAGCAGGGCTACGACCGGCTGCCGAGTACCGACCCGGAGGAGCTGCAGCGCTGGTTCGAGGAGGCGGCGGACTCGGGCTCGCTGGAGCGCTACCTGGAGACGTTCGCGCACACCGTCGCGGTGATGCAGACCCGTGAGGCGATCGAGCGGGTCGCCGCGGAGTGCGCGGAGGACCTGGCTGCGGACGGCGTCGTCTATGCCGAGATCCGGTTCGCCCCGGAGCTGCACACCAACCACGGGCTGAGCCTCGACGACGTCGTGGAGGCGGTGCTCGCCGGGTTCGCCGCCGGTGAGCTGCGCGCGGACGCGGCCGGCCACCCGATCCGGATGGCGTTGCTGCTCACCGCGATGCGCACCGCGGCCCGCAGCCAGGAGATCGCCGAGCTGGTCGTGCGCTTCCGGGACCGCGGCGTCGTCGGCTTCGACATCGCGGGCGCTGAGGCCGGCTTCCCGCCGACCCGGCACCTCGACGCGTTCGAGTACCTGCGGCGCGAGAACGAGCACTTCACCATCCACGCCGGGGAGGCGTTCGGACTGCCCAGCATCTGGGAGGCCATCCAGTGGTGCGGTGCCGACCGACTCGGCCACGGTGTCCGCATCGTCGACGACATCACGGTCTCCGAGGACGGGACCGCGACGCTGGGTCGGCTCGCCGCGTACGTCCGGGACCGGCGCATCCCGCTGGAGATGTGTCCCACGTCGAACATCCAGACCGGCGCGGCACCGAGCATCGCGGAGCACCCGATCGGACTGCTGCGGCGGCTGGGCTTCCGGGTCACGGTCAACACCGACAACCGGCTGATGTCGCACACGTCGATGACGCACGAGATGACCCAGCTGTCGAAGGCCTTCGGCTACGGGCTGGACGACCTTCAGTGGCTGACCGTCAACGCCATGAAGAGCGCCTTCATCCCGTTCGACGAGCGGCTGGCGCTGATCAACGACGTCATCAAGCCCGGGTACGCGCTGCTGCGCGCCGAGCTGGCTGGCACGTCCACGACGACCGGGGCCTGA
- a CDS encoding cytidine deaminase: MYEPGTHDGVDWDALTAAAVDVMHHAYAPYSRFKVGVAGLVDDGRVVVGCNVENAAYGVALCAECGMVSALHASGGGRLVAAVCVDQHGAPLMPCGRCRQLLWENGGPRMLLMTVDGVRPMTEVLPAAFGPEDLDERAEDKGPMA, encoded by the coding sequence GTGTACGAGCCCGGGACGCACGACGGGGTCGACTGGGACGCGCTGACCGCGGCCGCCGTCGACGTGATGCACCACGCCTACGCGCCGTACTCGCGCTTCAAGGTGGGCGTGGCCGGGCTCGTCGACGACGGCCGCGTCGTGGTCGGCTGCAACGTCGAGAACGCGGCGTACGGCGTCGCGCTGTGCGCGGAGTGCGGGATGGTCTCCGCGCTGCACGCCAGCGGCGGTGGCCGACTCGTCGCCGCGGTCTGCGTCGACCAGCACGGGGCGCCGCTCATGCCGTGCGGGCGCTGCCGACAGCTGCTGTGGGAGAACGGTGGTCCCCGGATGCTGCTGATGACGGTCGACGGCGTGCGGCCGATGACCGAGGTGCTGCCCGCCGCGTTCGGGCCTGAGGACCTGGACGAGCGGGCCGAGGACAAGGGGCCGATGGCATGA
- a CDS encoding spermidine/putrescine ABC transporter substrate-binding protein, with product MPLQPRTTPTPDPTPRSMRMTLSRRRLLVGGGALAGAGLLAACGASDSAGDPSASATTSGTPSPSITSSDRSDTDPAVAFSNWPFYIDTAEDGGTSTLQDFEAETGIAVEYIEDINDNEEFWAKVSPQLEMGQPIDRDIIVVTDDYARRFIRAGWAEPIDPANVPNKANLIASLQNREWDPDRTWTLPWQNGIVGFGVNNDAAGGKVTSFEQLLGDDFTGKVSISSEMSDTMIFFLLLQGSDPQDFTDDEFQQALAAFQAAFDRGQFRKVTGNDYAGDLVDGNVAAAIGYSGDVFQLNLENPAVEFVVPQEGGGYFSDVMVIPAGAEHHRNAERLMDYYYDPLVAAKLAAWVQYLTPVQGAQEAMAEVDPEQVENPAIFPSEAELASAHPFMALNPDTELDYIRAYQRVILS from the coding sequence ATGCCGCTGCAGCCCAGGACGACACCGACGCCGGACCCGACCCCGAGGTCGATGCGGATGACCCTGAGCCGGCGCCGCCTGCTCGTCGGCGGCGGCGCCCTGGCCGGAGCGGGCCTGCTGGCCGCGTGCGGCGCATCCGACAGCGCGGGGGACCCATCCGCGTCGGCGACGACGTCGGGCACCCCGTCCCCCAGCATCACGTCCTCCGACCGCAGTGACACCGACCCCGCGGTGGCCTTCTCGAACTGGCCCTTCTACATCGACACCGCCGAGGACGGCGGCACCAGCACCCTGCAGGACTTCGAGGCGGAGACCGGGATCGCGGTCGAGTACATCGAGGACATCAACGACAACGAGGAGTTCTGGGCGAAGGTCAGCCCGCAGCTGGAGATGGGCCAGCCGATCGACCGCGACATCATCGTGGTGACCGACGACTACGCCCGTCGGTTCATCCGGGCCGGGTGGGCGGAGCCGATCGACCCCGCCAACGTCCCGAACAAGGCGAACCTGATCGCGTCGCTGCAGAACCGGGAGTGGGACCCCGACCGCACCTGGACGCTGCCCTGGCAGAACGGCATCGTCGGCTTCGGGGTCAACAACGACGCTGCCGGGGGCAAGGTCACCAGCTTCGAGCAGCTCCTCGGCGACGACTTCACTGGGAAGGTGTCCATCTCCTCGGAGATGTCCGACACCATGATCTTCTTCCTGCTGCTGCAGGGGTCAGACCCGCAGGACTTCACCGACGACGAGTTCCAGCAGGCCCTCGCGGCGTTCCAGGCCGCGTTCGACCGGGGTCAGTTCCGCAAGGTGACGGGGAACGACTATGCCGGGGACCTCGTCGACGGCAACGTGGCGGCCGCGATCGGCTACTCCGGCGACGTCTTCCAGCTCAACCTGGAGAACCCCGCCGTCGAGTTCGTCGTCCCGCAGGAGGGCGGCGGCTACTTCTCCGACGTGATGGTCATCCCGGCCGGCGCCGAGCACCACCGCAACGCCGAGCGGCTGATGGACTACTACTACGACCCACTCGTGGCGGCGAAGCTGGCGGCCTGGGTGCAGTACCTCACCCCGGTCCAGGGGGCGCAGGAGGCGATGGCCGAGGTCGACCCCGAGCAGGTCGAGAACCCGGCCATCTTCCCCAGCGAGGCGGAGCTGGCGTCCGCGCACCCGTTCATGGCCCTGAACCCCGACACCGAGCTGGACTACATCCGGGCCTACCAGCGGGTGATCCTCAGCTGA